TACAGTTTTGATATTTCAGGATGTTACCCGACGTGCGGAAGCTGAAGCGCAAATTAGCCGGATGGCACGCTACGATAGCCTTACCGGCTTGCCGAATCGGAGCCAGTTTGCCGAGATCGCCAGTTCTTACATCGAGATGGCCGAGCAAGACGCACAAATCGCTCTCATGGTCGTCGATATCGATGGGCTGAAACGAACGAACGATACGTTTGGCCATCGCATTGGCGATGAGCTGCTTCGCGCGTTTGCCGATCGCTTGACGTTGGCCGACGCAAACGGTCCTGTGATCTCACGCTTTGGCAGCGACGAGTTCGTCTTGCTGTTCTCCGCGTCGACGCGGAACGCGGCGCTGGAATCTGTGGACCGCATCATGCGCATGGTTTCCGGCCAATACCTTGTTTCCGGCCATGATATTTTGACCGGCGCGAATGCTGGCGTAGCGATTGCCAATGCAGCCGAGTTTGATCTTGTTGTGATGCACATGAATGCTGATCTGGCGCTCGACGTCGCGAAGAAGGACAGCAAGAAAGATTGGGCTGTCTTCGTCGAAACCATGGATCATTCGTTCCGCAGCAAGCAACGGCTCAAAGCGGATTTGCGGAAGGCGATAGCCGAGAACGCGTTGACCGTTGCCTATCAGCCCATAGTGAACGTTCGGACCTTGCGCATGACGGCTTGCGAAGCCCTCTCCCGATGGCATCACCCGGAATTTGGCGCAATTTCGCCAGCTGAGTTCATTCCCATGGCGGAGGAAATGGGGCTCATTTCCGATCTCACCCGGTGCGTGGTCGAACGCGCCATCAAGGATTGCAATGGCTGGGAGTCACGGATCGCCGTCTCGGTCAACCTGTCGTCCTATGATCTGCAAAACATGGACATGGTGAATATTATTCGGTCCGCTTTGAGGCGGTACGATGTTGAGCCGCATCTGCTGGAAGTCGAAGTAACGGAAGGTGCGCTCATAACAGATCGAGAAAGTACCGGGAGCGTCCTTTCGGAGCTCAAGGATTTTGGCGTACAGGTTGCAATTGATGATTTCGGCACGGGCTATTCAAGCCTGAGCTATCTGAAGGATCTTCCGGTCACGAAGGTCAAGATCGACCGTTCGTTTATCGCCGATATAGTCGCGGAGGGAAGGTCCCTCAAACTGCTTCGTGGCATCGTGCAGATGTCGCACGAACTCGGATTGTCGGTGACAATCGAGGGACTTGAAACCAACGAACAGTCTGAGTTGATCAGTGAATGGATCGGCGCCGAATATGTGCAGGGTTTCTTGTATGGTGCTGCGATGCCTGCGCAGGATATTGCAAGGCTTCTTGATGCTCCAATGGAACAGAAATTGGTCGCAGTGACAGAATACGCTGTGTCCTTGCACTGACCCTGAGATATCCGTTTCTCACAACGGACAATGTCCATTGGATAAGGTGGTTCTCGCGCTGACATCGGGACTGCGCTGACCTAAACTGCATTTTGAAATATTGCCGCCGATGAACCTCAAATAGGGAAGAATCAACATGATTGCTCAGATCGCTATTGCACCACTCGTCGCCTTGATTGCGGGGGTACTTATTCTGATCGCGCCTCGGCTGCTTAATTATATCGTCGCGCTTTATCTGATCATTATCGGCGTGACAGGACTGTTTCCGCATCTCCTCACATAAGGCAGCTCTATCTTCGGGAGTGAATAAACTCTTTCTTTGATTTATATCGATTGAGTGCCTGCAAGCGACTATCTGCGCATTGCGCTGATGCGGTGTTTTCGCTATTGCCAATGCGACATCGACTATAAGAGGTTTGAAGATGGCTGATCATCACGATACTGCGCCAGCAGAATTGGGCGCTCCCATGGATTACAAGGAACATGAAAGCACTTACAATCTGTTCCTTTCGCTCTCGAAATGGGGCGTTGTATCCTGTGCAGCGTTGCTGGTTGCTATGGCATTCGGCTTTTTCGTCGGAGGCTTCTTCTCTGCCACACTCCTTTTCATCATTGTTTGCGTTGCCGCCTGGTTTTTTCTCTAGGGCAGGTTGTTCTGTAACATACCGGGCGGATAACCTGCCGGAAGGCGTTCACTCGAACGATCCACATATCAGGTTTCCAACCGTCATAAGACGCTAGCCGCGCTGGTCTCGGGACGAGGCCACTGGTTTTGTTGTGTTTAACTTGCTTGGGGGTGAGAGCTTGGCTCAGACACTGTTCATACCGAAAGAGATCGACGAGCCAAGGGTTGGTGGTTCGCCGGAGACGGTCAAGAAGCTGATAGCCCTCGGGTTTGCGGTTGTTGTCGAGGCTGGCGCCGGGGTTGCCTCGCGCATACCGGACGGCGAGTTTGTCGCAGCGGGGGCGACGATCGGCAAGGCCGGCGATACGGCCAGGGCCGATGTGGTGCTGAAGGTGCGCCGGCCTTCCTCCGCCGAGCTCAAGGCTTATAAAAAGGGTGCGGTCGTCATCGCCATGCTCGACCCTTACGGCAATGATGCGGCGGTCAAGGCGCTGGCCGATGCGGGGGTGACGGCCTTCACCATGGAATTCATGCCGCGCATCACCAGGGCGCAGGTCATGGACGTCCTGTCGAGCCAGGCCAATCTTGCCGGCTATCAGGCAGTGATCGATGCGGCGGGTGAATATGACCGCGCGCTTCCGATGATGATGACGGCTGCGGGCACCGTGCCTGCGGCCAAAGTGTTCATCATGGGCGTCGGTGTTGCCGGGTTGCAGGCGATTGCCACGGCGCGGCGGCTTGGCGCGGTGGTGACGGCAACCGATGTGCGTCCGGCGGTCAAGGAACAGGTCGCCTCGCTCGGCGCCAAGTTCCTGGCGGTCGAGGACGAGGAATTCAAGGCAGCCGAGACGGCGGGTGGTTACGCCAAGGAAATGTCGAAGGAATATCAGGCCAAGCAGGCGGCCCTGGTTGCCGACCATATCGCCAAGCAGGATATCGTCATCACCACGGCGCTCATTCCGGGGCGTCCCGCACCAAGGCTGGTCACGCGCGCGATGTATGCGCGCATGCGTCCGGGCTCGGTCCTCATCGATCTGGCGGTGGAGCGCGGCGGCAATGTCGAAGGCGCGGTTGCCGGCAAGATTACCGAGGTCGACGGCGTCAAGATCGTCGGCCACCTGAATGTCGCCGGCCGCATTGCCGCGACCGCCTCGCAGCTTTACGCCAAGAACCTCCTCGCCTTCGTCGAGACCCTGGTCGACAAGGATGCAAAAGTCATCAAGATCGATTTCGACGACGAACTGGTCAAGGCCACCGTGCTGACCCATGGCGGCAAGGTGGTGCATCCGAACTTCGCCAGTGCTGCAACTGCAGCGTCAGCACCTGCAGCCTCAGCGGCAAAGCCCGCCGCCGGCAAGAAGGCTGCTCCTGCCAAGCCAGCGGCAACCAAGCCAGTCAAAGCGCCTGTCGCAAAGGCAGCGGCGACGGCCAAAACCGCCCCCAGCAAGACTGCGACACCAAAAGCCAAAACAGCCGCAAAGACCGCTGCTGCCAAACCCGCTGCAGCCCCATCCCCTGCAGCAAAGACTGCCGCTAAAAGCACGGAAGGAGAGGCATGATGGCTGCCGATGCAACCCTCGACAAGGCGCTCGATGCCTTGAACCAGGCGGCCGAGATGGTGCGTCAGGCCGCCGGAGCCATGCCGGATGCGGCAGGCGCTGCGGCGCATGCGGTCACCGGCGGTGCGGTCGATCCCTTCGTCTTCCGCCTGGCCATCTTCGTCCTCGCCATCTTCGTCGGCTATTATGTCGTCTGGTCGGTGACGCCGGCGCTGCATACGCCGCTGATGGCGGTGACCAATGCCATTTCCTCGGTCATCGTCGTCGGGGCGCTCTTGGCCGTTGGTCTCTCGGCCAGCGGCTTTGCCACCGGCTTCGGCTTCATCGCGCTCGTTCTCGTCAGCGTCAATATCTTCGGCGGCTTCCTCGTCACCCACCGCATGCTCGCCATGTACAAGAAAAAAGAAAAGTGAGATTTGAACGATGAGCGTTAATTTCGCAACTTTTCTGTATCTCGTTTCCGGCGTCCTGTTCATCCTGGCGCTGCGCGGCCTGTCGCATCCGACCACCAGCCGCCAGGGCAATTTCTACGGCATGACCGGCATGGCCATCGCGATCGCCACGACGCTGGCTCTGGCCGAGCCGAGCCTCAAGGGGCTCGGGCTTATCGTTGTCGGCCTTGCCATCGGCGGCAGCGTCGGCGCCTATATCGCCAAGCGCATTGCCATGACGGCGATGCCGCAGCTCGTTGCCGCCTTCCACTCGCTCGTCGGCTTTGCCGCGGTGATGGTGGCCGCCGCTGCGGTCTATTCGCCGGATTCCTTCGGCATCGGCGAGGTCGGCTCGATCCATGGCCAGGCGCTCATCGAGATGTCGATTGGCGTTGCCATCGGCGCCATCACCTTCACCGGCTCGATCATCGCCTTTTTGAAGCTCGATGGGCGCATGTCGGGCAAGCCGATCATGCTGCCGGGCCGCCATCTCCTCAATGCGGGGCTTTTGATCGCCATCGTCGTTCTCGTCGTGGCGCTGGTCCTGACCGAGAGCCATCTCGTCTTCTGGCTCATCGTCATCCTGTCGCTGATCCTCGGCGGTCTGATCATCGTGCCGATCGGCGGCGCCGACATGCCGGTGGTCGTCTCGATGCTCAATTCCTATTCCGGCTGGGCGGCGGCGGCACTCGGCTTTACCCTCGGCAATCTGGCATTGATCATCACCGGGGCACTGGTCGGCTCCTCCGGCGCGATCCTCTCCTATATCATGTGCAAGGGCATGAACCGCTCGTTCATCTCGGTCATTTTAGGCGGCTTTGGCGGCGAGACGGCCGGGGCAGCGTCCGGCGAAGTCGAACAGCGTCCGGTCAAGCAGGGCTCGGCCGACGATGCCGCCTTCATCATGAAGAACGCTTCCAAGGTCATCATCGTGCCGGGCTATGGCATGGCGGTGGCGCAGGCCCAGCATGCCTTGCGCGAGATGGCCGACAAGCTGAAGGCCGAGGGCGTCGAGATCAAATACGCCATTCATCCGGTCGCCGGCCGCATGCCAGGCCACATGAACGTGCTGCTGGCCGAAGCCAACGTGCCCTACGACGAAGTGTTCGAACTTGAGGATATCAACTCGGAATTCGCCCAGGCCGATGTCGCCTTCGTCATCGGCGCCAACGACGTGACCAACCCGGCCGCCAAGACCGATCCGAAATCGCCGATCTTCGGCATGCCGATCCTCGATGTCGACAAGGCCGGCACCGTGCTCTTCATCAAGCGCGGCATGGGCTCCGGTTATGCCGGCGTCGAGAACGAACTGTTCTTCCGCGACAACACCATGATGCTCTTCGCCGACGCCAAGAAAATGGTCGAAAATATCGTCAAGGCACTCGATCACTGACAATCAGCTGATTCGAGTTAACAAAAGGCCCGCCAGACTTGGCGGGCCTTTTGTTTTGATCAGATCAGTATTTGCAGTTTCTTTGTAAGCAGCCTCTCGAAGGCAGCCAATCTACCGGCGGCAATCTTCTCTGCATTGTAAAGCGACACCATCGAAAAACGAGCCTTCGGAGCACATGTACCAATGATGGCCCGTGAGAGTACACGGCGAACGGGACGGAACATGATCAGCCAGTCAATCCACCAGGGCGAGCCAAGAGTTGTGATTGCAAAGCAGGACTGCAGCTGTGAAAGCTTCGGGATCATGCGGCCAAAATCGGGCGTGTGATCATAGGCTACGCCGGGCACGAATACCCGATCGATCCAGCCCTTCAAAATAGCGGGAAGTCCGAACCACCATGTGGGGAAGATGAGGACAAGCACATCGGCGGTACGAAGCGCCTCCACATCCTCGGCAACAGCACTCGCATTGTGCTCGGCATAATAACTCTGCCGTTCGCTTGACGTGAGGCGAGGATCGAAATCGCGCTCATACAAATCAACGATCCGTAGATCGTGTCCTGCGTCCGTGATCAAGGAAGCAGTGAGAGATGCAAGATGCGCACAAAGACTATTCTTAAGCGGATGAGCCAGGACAACGACAAAGCGTTTGCCCTTGGCGTGCATCAAGAAGTCTTGCGTGTGCGAGCCAGGCCGTCGCGTGCGGGCTTGTAATTGGGATCCAATTGCACGGCCCTGGCGTAGGATTTCGCAGCGCGGGCCTTGTCGCCGCGATGTTCATAGATCAGCGCCTGATTGGCCCAACCCTCTGCGATGTCACCATCAAGTTTGATTGCGGTATTGAAATCATCGAAGGCGTTGTCATCGTCGCCAAGCGCGACGTAGGAGATTCCGCGACCGTTATAAGGTTCCGCTGCATCGGGCTGCAGAGAGATAGCTGTAGAGAAATCCTCGATGGCCTGCTTGTGCTGGTTGCGCGCCTGATAGATCAGGCCGCGGTTGTGATAAGCGCGCGCATCCGTCGTGCTCAACTGGATGGCTTGGTTGAAATCATTCAGGGCCTGATCCAGTTGTCCTTGCTGGCGATAAAGATTGCCCCGGCCAATATAGGCGGCGTCATATTGCGGATTGATCTGGATCGCCTTGCTGTAGTCCGCCGCTGCTTGAGCTGTGTTGCCCATGTTGCGATAGACGAGCGCGCGATTGGCGTAAGCTTGGTAGAAATTGGGGTTGAGCTGCAGCGCCGTATTGAAATCCTTGATTGCGTCGCTGTTCTTGCCGGCACGACCGTAGGCGGATCCACGGACATTATAGGCTTCCGGGTCTTTCGGATTGTTGCGGATAACGTCGTTGAGCGAGCTGATATTCTCGGTGGAACCCTGCGCCTTGTCGATACCAGTCATGTCGGTGGTCGAGGTGCTCTGGCATCCGGCGATTGCGAGCGTGAGAACAGAGGCAACGACGAGTCCCGCGATACGTGCTGTTTTAGGGGCCGCCCAGATTGCGCGATGTGAGGCCAGTTCAACCGGATGTGTCATGTCTTATGTGTCCCGTTCAATGAAAAGCCTTAGAGGCTTTATTGTTCCGATGGCACCAAACGAAAAAGGGCGGTGTGACGCAAGCCACTCCACCCCGTAATCGGGTCAAGGCGTCGATGAATTGAAGATCAACGAGCCGCTGAAGCGCGAACCGGTGTCTTTTTCACAGGCATTGGAAGAAGGCCTTCGCGCTGGGCCTGCTTGCGAGCAAGCTTGCGGGCACGACTGATTGCCTCTGCCTTCTGGCGGGCGCGCTTGATAGAAGGCTTTTCGTAATGATCATGCATTTTCATTTCGCGGAACATGCCTTCGCGCTGCATCTTCTTCTTGAGAACGCGGAGAGCCTGATCAACATTATTTTCGCGTACGAGTACCTGCACGTTTTATCCTGTATCTCTTAGAATTTCGTTGAGCCTGGCCTCAATCCCCAATCCTTGATCATGGGACAACAAACCAGACTTCGCGACGGTCATCCATCGCAAACTGGGGTGGGCATTATCAGAAAGTTCGGGGTATGTCCATGGTTCTGTTGTGGGCAATGGCGGATATTGCGCTCATCCCTCGTAATTTTAGATTAACCGGCACGCAGCGCCAATCTCCGTCGCAAAATGGCAAAAGAGCTTTAAGCGGATACGATACTGATGCATAAAAGCATGACCCTCGCTTTCAAAATCGATGTCGATTTTTGAACAGGCCATGCAAGTAAACTCGTTCGAACAATCGCTTTGCGATGGCTCAATTGCTGGGCCAAGTTGCTGGGAATGAATGATGCGGAAATATTCGGTATTTGCCTTGGCCCGCGAGGCCATGCGTGCCCATAAAGGCTGGGATCAGCAATGGAGTTCTCCCGAACCCAGGCCGGAATACGACGTCATCATTGTTGGCGCGGGCGGGCACGGGCTTGCCACTGCGTACTATCTTGCCAAGGAGCATGGCATCACCAATGTCGCTGTTCTTGAAAAGGGATGGCTTGGCGGTGGCAACACCGGCCGCAACACGACAATCATCCGGTCCAACTATCTCTATGACGAGATCCGCTGGTATCTACGAGCACGCTGTCAAGCTTTGGGAAGGTCTCAGCCAGGACCTCAATTACAATGTGATGTATTCGGCGCGCGGTGTGATGATGCTGGCGCACAATATTCACGACGTTCAGGCGTTCAAACGGCATATCCACGCCAAT
This is a stretch of genomic DNA from Phyllobacterium zundukense. It encodes these proteins:
- the rpsU gene encoding 30S ribosomal protein S21; translation: MQVLVRENNVDQALRVLKKKMQREGMFREMKMHDHYEKPSIKRARQKAEAISRARKLARKQAQREGLLPMPVKKTPVRASAAR
- a CDS encoding putative bifunctional diguanylate cyclase/phosphodiesterase, translated to MRTDLSESMSLDTIFLRTLYANKKAIWWTSIVQITATLMIYIKTQNPIYIVFAVAFFVTVLGRMANANAFEQANLTEATAATLKKWEWRYLSGALGTCILLGFLCFVSIYVLADPSAAITSIIIVVASTVALVTRNYVSRTVVIGMSVALLAPLFVTFILLGGFYNWLLALLILPFLWSNIGIAANLRQSLFDALLGKRQLGIVVNNFDAALNGMPQGLLMFDRNQTITVANMKAAKMMGFDNPEQLRGRSLETLLRLARLRTYFSSEALEALRTKMRDLLAGAKQRDVFVSPAKRHFEFTATPDPERGTVLIFQDVTRRAEAEAQISRMARYDSLTGLPNRSQFAEIASSYIEMAEQDAQIALMVVDIDGLKRTNDTFGHRIGDELLRAFADRLTLADANGPVISRFGSDEFVLLFSASTRNAALESVDRIMRMVSGQYLVSGHDILTGANAGVAIANAAEFDLVVMHMNADLALDVAKKDSKKDWAVFVETMDHSFRSKQRLKADLRKAIAENALTVAYQPIVNVRTLRMTACEALSRWHHPEFGAISPAEFIPMAEEMGLISDLTRCVVERAIKDCNGWESRIAVSVNLSSYDLQNMDMVNIIRSALRRYDVEPHLLEVEVTEGALITDRESTGSVLSELKDFGVQVAIDDFGTGYSSLSYLKDLPVTKVKIDRSFIADIVAEGRSLKLLRGIVQMSHELGLSVTIEGLETNEQSELISEWIGAEYVQGFLYGAAMPAQDIARLLDAPMEQKLVAVTEYAVSLH
- a CDS encoding DUF3096 domain-containing protein; its protein translation is MIAQIAIAPLVALIAGVLILIAPRLLNYIVALYLIIIGVTGLFPHLLT
- a CDS encoding tetratricopeptide repeat protein, which produces MTHPVELASHRAIWAAPKTARIAGLVVASVLTLAIAGCQSTSTTDMTGIDKAQGSTENISSLNDVIRNNPKDPEAYNVRGSAYGRAGKNSDAIKDFNTALQLNPNFYQAYANRALVYRNMGNTAQAAADYSKAIQINPQYDAAYIGRGNLYRQQGQLDQALNDFNQAIQLSTTDARAYHNRGLIYQARNQHKQAIEDFSTAISLQPDAAEPYNGRGISYVALGDDDNAFDDFNTAIKLDGDIAEGWANQALIYEHRGDKARAAKSYARAVQLDPNYKPARDGLARTRKTS
- a CDS encoding NAD(P)H-dependent oxidoreductase, translated to MHAKGKRFVVVLAHPLKNSLCAHLASLTASLITDAGHDLRIVDLYERDFDPRLTSSERQSYYAEHNASAVAEDVEALRTADVLVLIFPTWWFGLPAILKGWIDRVFVPGVAYDHTPDFGRMIPKLSQLQSCFAITTLGSPWWIDWLIMFRPVRRVLSRAIIGTCAPKARFSMVSLYNAEKIAAGRLAAFERLLTKKLQILI
- a CDS encoding aa3-type cytochrome c oxidase subunit IV — protein: MADHHDTAPAELGAPMDYKEHESTYNLFLSLSKWGVVSCAALLVAMAFGFFVGGFFSATLLFIIVCVAAWFFL
- a CDS encoding Re/Si-specific NAD(P)(+) transhydrogenase subunit alpha, which translates into the protein MAQTLFIPKEIDEPRVGGSPETVKKLIALGFAVVVEAGAGVASRIPDGEFVAAGATIGKAGDTARADVVLKVRRPSSAELKAYKKGAVVIAMLDPYGNDAAVKALADAGVTAFTMEFMPRITRAQVMDVLSSQANLAGYQAVIDAAGEYDRALPMMMTAAGTVPAAKVFIMGVGVAGLQAIATARRLGAVVTATDVRPAVKEQVASLGAKFLAVEDEEFKAAETAGGYAKEMSKEYQAKQAALVADHIAKQDIVITTALIPGRPAPRLVTRAMYARMRPGSVLIDLAVERGGNVEGAVAGKITEVDGVKIVGHLNVAGRIAATASQLYAKNLLAFVETLVDKDAKVIKIDFDDELVKATVLTHGGKVVHPNFASAATAASAPAASAAKPAAGKKAAPAKPAATKPVKAPVAKAAATAKTAPSKTATPKAKTAAKTAAAKPAAAPSPAAKTAAKSTEGEA
- a CDS encoding NAD(P) transhydrogenase subunit alpha, whose protein sequence is MAADATLDKALDALNQAAEMVRQAAGAMPDAAGAAAHAVTGGAVDPFVFRLAIFVLAIFVGYYVVWSVTPALHTPLMAVTNAISSVIVVGALLAVGLSASGFATGFGFIALVLVSVNIFGGFLVTHRMLAMYKKKEK
- a CDS encoding NAD(P)(+) transhydrogenase (Re/Si-specific) subunit beta, which translates into the protein MSVNFATFLYLVSGVLFILALRGLSHPTTSRQGNFYGMTGMAIAIATTLALAEPSLKGLGLIVVGLAIGGSVGAYIAKRIAMTAMPQLVAAFHSLVGFAAVMVAAAAVYSPDSFGIGEVGSIHGQALIEMSIGVAIGAITFTGSIIAFLKLDGRMSGKPIMLPGRHLLNAGLLIAIVVLVVALVLTESHLVFWLIVILSLILGGLIIVPIGGADMPVVVSMLNSYSGWAAAALGFTLGNLALIITGALVGSSGAILSYIMCKGMNRSFISVILGGFGGETAGAASGEVEQRPVKQGSADDAAFIMKNASKVIIVPGYGMAVAQAQHALREMADKLKAEGVEIKYAIHPVAGRMPGHMNVLLAEANVPYDEVFELEDINSEFAQADVAFVIGANDVTNPAAKTDPKSPIFGMPILDVDKAGTVLFIKRGMGSGYAGVENELFFRDNTMMLFADAKKMVENIVKALDH